Proteins from a genomic interval of Papaver somniferum cultivar HN1 chromosome 4, ASM357369v1, whole genome shotgun sequence:
- the LOC113272139 gene encoding uncharacterized protein LOC113272139, translating to MLFEQVKPSTQSFKSRVKKTIYGGGFGIKSNKWNTDNDIQVILSFNLGSRKIKFQCIKPCFWIPPSTGCVMFFCEGASIGNPGAAGFDVVIRDHFSQVLGVISGGIGIAINYIAEVYAIIGAVELVVEWKLHNIILNSDSKTVISEFAENKMPWFVKMRWMTAVSKIHSITFWHNLKKVNFAADTAAKRGAKLAAEQKQIF from the coding sequence atgctTTTTGAGCAAGTGAAGCCTAGTACTCAAAGCTTTAAGAGTAGAGTAAAAAAAACAATATATGGAGGAGGCTTCGGAATCAAAAGCAACAAGTGGAATACTGACAATGATATCCAGGTAATTCTCTCTTTTAATCTGGGATCAAGAAAAATTAAATTTCAATGCATTAAACCTTGCTTCTGGATACCACCAAGTACTGGTTGTGTTATGTTTTTCTGTGAAGGAGCATCCATTGGAAATCCAGGAGCTGCTGGTTTTGATGTAGTAATAAGAGATCACTTCAGTCAAGTTTTGGGAGTTATTTCTGGAGGAATTGGCATTGCTATTAATTACATTGCAGAAGTATATGCAATCATAGGTGCAGTTGAATTGGTAGTAGAATGGAAATTGCATAATATAATTCTGAACTCAGACTCCAAAACAGTCATATCTGAATTTGCAGAAAACAAGATGCCATGGTTTGTAAAAATGAGATGGATGACGGCAGTAAGTAAAATCCATTCAATCACATTCTGGCACAACTTAAAAAAAGTTAATTTTGCTGCAGATACAGCTGCAAAAAGAGGTGCCAAACTGGCAGCAGAGCAAAAGCAAATCTTCtag